A DNA window from Vibrio sp. CDRSL-10 TSBA contains the following coding sequences:
- a CDS encoding IclR family transcriptional regulator, giving the protein MKETKLTANQVNEKSLQLLMQVAVNDEPVSAKVLSEQLQVPLSSLYRHLKLLKEWNLIEESPHDKTLIIGPAALLLMRSYETSQHNLDAVDAVLSRLQKQTGEMAAYMVPVGYRALCVSQKESMQALRCSFVQGQSQPLLRGASSKVMLAYMPAQRCEKILRYFGEDHQMEKWQAELEKIRRHGYAVSESEIDTGVSGISAPVMKGSKLIGAISVMAPVHRVETHKQRIILHVLQAARALPPER; this is encoded by the coding sequence ATGAAAGAAACAAAGCTAACTGCGAATCAGGTTAACGAAAAGTCACTGCAATTGTTGATGCAGGTTGCGGTCAATGATGAACCGGTATCAGCCAAAGTCTTAAGCGAGCAACTTCAGGTTCCACTGAGCAGCCTTTATCGGCATCTCAAATTGCTTAAAGAGTGGAACCTCATTGAGGAAAGCCCGCATGACAAGACACTGATTATTGGTCCTGCCGCGTTATTACTGATGCGCAGTTATGAAACCAGTCAGCATAATTTAGATGCGGTTGATGCAGTTTTAAGCCGGCTGCAGAAGCAGACGGGAGAAATGGCGGCCTACATGGTTCCGGTCGGTTACCGGGCTTTGTGTGTCAGCCAGAAAGAAAGTATGCAGGCGCTTCGATGCAGCTTCGTCCAGGGTCAAAGTCAACCCCTGCTTCGTGGCGCCTCATCCAAAGTCATGTTGGCGTATATGCCAGCGCAGCGTTGTGAAAAGATTCTGCGCTATTTCGGCGAAGATCACCAGATGGAAAAGTGGCAAGCCGAACTGGAAAAAATACGCCGCCATGGTTATGCCGTGAGTGAGTCTGAAATTGATACCGGGGTATCAGGCATCAGCGCTCCGGTGATGAAAGGGAGTAAATTGATTGGTGCGATCTCTGTGATGGCTCCGGTACACCGGGTTGAGACTCACAAGCAACGGATCATTTTACATGTGTTGCAGGCCGCGAGAGCGTTGCCACCGGAAAGGTAA
- a CDS encoding arginase: protein MLSLFKRYRLSRSAVPHISAFTFMTVCERVKPMSRVEFEFAQHSLELSSEWLYQQQSNPNYADAGHLVIEDNGDFRFQDLVSRHLALSSVPVVLANCHEVLLKALPVIVLDNDEVGIIHIGHEFALKQSLEPQVGSVFHFALSRFANVRLFCMGIDPERVSGPMLEYAEDLGCNWVTHQESQFRNRSQLKTQLNHYMQHCDQLVLNIDLASLVPGRSLDDHAVLDLQMVLRVVRHAVLSGKVRMIQLVGAKDKLIYSKETKAIVDELCALSAEVTVSE from the coding sequence ATGTTAAGCTTATTCAAACGTTACCGATTGAGCCGCAGTGCGGTTCCACACATCTCGGCTTTTACTTTTATGACCGTATGTGAACGCGTGAAACCCATGTCTCGCGTTGAGTTTGAATTTGCCCAGCATAGCCTTGAGTTATCGTCAGAATGGCTTTACCAGCAGCAGAGCAATCCGAATTATGCCGATGCTGGCCATCTGGTGATTGAAGACAATGGCGATTTCCGTTTTCAGGATTTAGTAAGCCGTCATCTGGCACTCAGTTCGGTACCTGTGGTACTGGCTAACTGCCATGAAGTGCTGCTGAAAGCATTGCCTGTGATTGTGCTGGATAACGATGAAGTCGGCATTATTCATATTGGCCATGAATTTGCCTTGAAACAGAGTCTGGAACCTCAGGTCGGTTCAGTGTTTCACTTTGCTCTGTCGCGTTTTGCTAATGTACGTCTGTTTTGCATGGGGATAGACCCAGAGCGTGTATCGGGTCCGATGCTGGAATATGCCGAAGATCTTGGTTGTAACTGGGTGACTCATCAGGAGTCTCAGTTCCGTAATCGCAGCCAGCTCAAAACCCAACTCAACCATTACATGCAGCACTGTGACCAACTGGTGCTCAATATCGATTTGGCTTCACTGGTACCGGGCCGCAGTCTTGATGACCATGCGGTACTGGATCTGCAGATGGTATTGCGTGTAGTGCGACACGCAGTATTGTCCGGAAAGGTACGTATGATTCAGCTGGTCGGGGCCAAGGATAAGCTGATCTACTCCAAAGAGACCAAAGCGATTGTCGATGAGTTGTGTGCGCTGTCGGCAGAAGTTACTGTCAGCGAATAA
- a CDS encoding DUF445 domain-containing protein produces MNKSFITNFVALVLLAGGYALDNRLALYAGLFAFSGAITNWLAIHMLFEKVPGLYGSGVIPARFEAFKAAIKQLMMTQFFSDANIDRFLNQEMAGDKALDLEPVIAKIDFNPTFDSLVEVIENSSFGAMLAMFGGREALQPLKQPFVEKMQDAVVDISQSDTVKNALKEQLESPAMLNEIKTNIENIIDQRLSELTPQLVKEMVQTMIKEHLGWLVVWGGIFGGVIGILSTFVA; encoded by the coding sequence ATGAATAAAAGCTTTATTACCAATTTTGTCGCGCTGGTCTTGCTGGCGGGCGGCTACGCTCTCGACAACCGACTGGCCCTGTATGCCGGTCTGTTTGCCTTCTCCGGTGCCATCACTAACTGGCTCGCCATTCATATGCTGTTTGAAAAAGTGCCCGGATTATACGGCTCAGGGGTCATTCCGGCCCGCTTCGAAGCCTTTAAAGCGGCGATTAAACAGCTGATGATGACGCAGTTTTTCAGCGACGCCAACATCGACCGTTTCCTTAATCAGGAAATGGCAGGCGACAAAGCGCTCGACCTTGAACCTGTGATCGCTAAAATCGACTTTAACCCGACCTTTGATTCTCTGGTTGAAGTGATTGAAAACTCTTCCTTTGGCGCCATGCTGGCGATGTTTGGCGGTCGTGAAGCGCTGCAACCACTCAAGCAGCCGTTTGTCGAAAAAATGCAGGATGCAGTCGTTGATATCAGCCAGAGTGACACGGTGAAAAACGCGCTCAAAGAGCAACTTGAATCACCGGCGATGCTGAATGAAATTAAAACCAACATCGAGAACATCATTGATCAGCGCCTGAGCGAGCTGACGCCGCAGTTAGTTAAAGAAATGGTACAGACCATGATCAAAGAGCATCTGGGCTGGCTGGTCGTTTGGGGCGGTATTTTTGGCGGTGTGATTGGTATCCTGTCCACTTTTGTTGCTTGA